GTCGAACAAACTGGTGTTGAAGCTGTCGAAATCAATCATATTCTTCAATTGCGGTTCTTCCTTTGCTTGATCACCGGTGGCGTGCCGGTAGAATCGCTGCAGTGTGCAGAGACTGGTTCGGGCCGTTTTTGTTTGCACAGGTCGCTTGTCGATGTAGCCCTTTCTCTGCAAAGCATCGGTACGCTTCGGAACAGACCGTTTGTCCTGGCCACTAAGCTTCACCAGGTCCGGCTGCACAATACCCTTTGACTTGCGTGAAGCAATCACTGAAAGCAAAGCAAATTCAAGAGGCAGTACCTTGGACTCATCTGGTGGATGGCCAGTGATAGCAAGCCAGGCTCTCTCTTCTGAGACATAGATTCGAAGCGGCGGTAAATCAAGGTTCTGATCCCCGATTTGGTTGACTTCAGGATCATCGCTCTTCTTTTTTCGCGAGTCAAGCTTCTCGGCTTCATTCAAGGTGAGATGATTCCATTCATTGTGCTGGCCAATGGACACCTCGGGGTTAGTCGTGATCCAGGACCAGACTTTGGCTTTGAATCGGTGGTCAACATTTTGCTTGATTTCGGTCACATCCTGAGTTTGAGTATGGAAGTCATCAATGGCTTGCAGTAGATCGGATAACGTTGCGCCTTGATGTCTGTTAGCATTCCGTTTGTCAAAGTATTTGAAAGAATCAAAGCGTCCAATCAGGATTTGAGATGGACGATGTAGATCGACATTGGGTTCGCGCCACAAGAACGTAGACTCAACGCTGTCCCGAGCAAGTTTTGATAGGGGAAATGTAGTGGTACTTCGATATATCCCTTAGACTGTGGGGGGAACTTCGCACATCATTTTGGTGACGTTGGAACGTCCACTGCAATATGGCATGCGTCTCTGGGGTGAGGAAAAGTGGGTCCTAGTGAAGAGACTATACACACCTTGATTGCCGCAGAGCGCGACTTCGTTCAGCACAAAGTCGATAAGATGTTGTACACCAGGCATGGCTACATAGCTTTTTTTCTGGATAGAAAGAGGGGAGTTAAAAGATTAAAAGAAAGGTGATGGGTGTGGCAGAATTAAAGCAGGATAGAAATTTTCTGAGAGAGGGGACTCGAACGCCGAGCTTCCAATTTTTGCAAGGCGGTTGTCGCGTCACATGACCTTATCTTGCTCAATCGCCATTGATGCCTTGTTTGTAAGGCATTTTAAGTGATTCAGGTAACTAACTAGTTTACTAACTAACTATCTACCTCATTCATAGAGAAAGGTGAGACAAATCTTTTGAATGCTCAAGATTGTATGTATCAAGTGACCCTTCCCTTTTTGTACCAAAATTACAGACCCTCTCTGTAATCAATGTAATTTATGAAAGGGGTgagtgtactccgtacagatgACGTACCTACACAGGTACATTTATGAACAAGCATAAACTCCCGAGGTCCAATCGATTTTCTCGATGCCTTGTTTCCATACAAATTTTTGGGTCTGCTTACTTGGTTCTGATTTATCCACCGTATAAATGTCCGACATGTTCACCACATACATAGTCCCAGTCTCTTTTTTGTATGAAATGCTATATGCCACATGTAGATGGACTATTTTAACCACTCCTGGTTTGTACAAGAGACAAATGACAACAAAATTATCAATCCACGAGAATATAGGGAATACAGGAATCCCAAGTATAAGTAAGACATAAATCTGCCCAAGGTGGTTTGATCCAAGCCAAGGCTTTGTGTTTTGAATGACATCAAAAGGCCTTCCGGCAGGTACATCCCTTCCCAGCCAAATTTGTATGGCAACGGAAGTACCTGGCTCCGTTGTTTCCGGGCAAAAATTCCGTTCAAACTCCGTACACATTCGCCTCTTTACTTCATGTTCTTGGATTCCTTCTCTCTGGAAATCCATTCGGATTTATCAACCCATTAGCGCCATGTCCTAGTAACCTATCATTTCTTTATCAAACCCTATTCTCGCGTCTCTCTCCCCGAACCCTATCACCTACGGTGAGCCAATATCGCCACACCGATGGAAGAAGGAACCGTCCCAACACCCTCCGAGCCTCCTCCGCTCCCTTACTCGTTGCGCACAAGGAAGAAGTCGATCGCCTTCTTCTGGACTATATTTGTGATTGATACCTTGGCTCAACCGCTGATTCTGTATTGGTGTCTTTGGTATCTCACCGATCTTTCACCCAACTTGGGTACGTCTTGCGTGATGGAACAAACACCCTCGTTCAGTTGCTAATCCATGCAGTCTTCTCAATTGTCACCGCGTCACTTGGAGGAGTCTCGGTCTTCGAATACTTTTATCGCCTCTATAATCTATTCCGCAAAAACTCGCGCGCCCGACCCCTCAACTCTCGCGTATCATGGGTAGGTGATTTGGACCTAGGATTAAGCAATGGACGATGAACTGAGATCTGTCGGTAGCTGGATTTCTTTCAAATCAACTTCACAATTGTGTGGTTGATTCTGGCCATCGAATTAGTTGTGTGAGTCTCGCACTAAATCGTGGAAGCGGGGTGAACAATGAACTAACAAGTTCGCAGTGGGTCGGTACCTGAAGAACCATACGGTTAGACCAGCCCATTCTAACATCGTACGCAATCGCCTCAAACTGACCGCTCGAACAGTGCGCCTCATCGCCATGGTCCTACCCACCGTCATGTTCTATTTCGGCATCGTCTACCTTTCCCTCGACATCTTTCGTATGATGGGCTTTAAGGCTCCATTCCGAATTTCTTCCACGCCCAAAGGCTCCGTTATGCCGACTGCATTGTACGCGCTTATTGAGGACGTGGTAGCGGTcgatggtggtggtggacAGATTTATCGATATGCTCTCCGAACTCGATACCTATCGAGTCCTTATTTCCGCCGTATGCTCTTCGAAATGAACTGCTTCTGGAGTGGAGGATCTATTATTTGCGCCGCCGCCATCACGGCAATTGTCTTCACAGTTCAGGAAAATGTTGCATTCACGGTAAGCGGGAATCACCTCATGCTCAAATTACAGTCCGACTAATCTTGTCTGCAGTTGGGCTGGGCCCTTCCGTTTGCCTGGGCTATTATTTGGACCTTGATCACAATCCCCTGGGTCCAGAGTGATCTACGTCGCGAGAAGAAGGCGTGGGCAGAAAACCGGGGACAAGGCGGCATCCGCTGGGTTGACGACATCAGCGCGCCCACTGCCCGTACCCGTTTTGCCTCCGTTCAGGCTAATATTTGGCCCTGGACTCGTGGTAATCAGTCCCCCCCCTCAACATCATCCGGCCCCCCTGAAAAAGTACCCGATCATGCCCCAAACGGAGTCTCCGATGGAGCTCATGATGTCTCTAATGATGCCTCCGGTAGTACCCCTCGGGAGGGTTCTCACGTTGACGATGGAACATATGATGGAGCAACTATTGGCAGTCCAAATGCCCAACAATCTGCGGAGAAACTATCCGTGTAATACGTATGACTGATGAACTTGTTCCTATTTGCTCTTTTTTAGTTGCACATGAAAATGCAgggcgggggggggggggggggggagggctTTTATAgactttgatcttctttcttttcttttttttttctgctgcACAAACTAGTATCAATGTATATAGATAGCCTATGTTGGTTTTCTAGGGAGCATTGAGATTGTCATTTTGTTTCATCTAGACTTCGAGCAATGACACGACACTGTTTATCCGGTAGATTGCTTAGTCCAATCCAACACTGGGTTAGCAGTGTCCTGCAAAGTAGAAAGATCCGGTCAAGACTCTCCAAATCGTGAACCCAACGCAAAAGAATAAACTAGGAGCCAATGCCCGCGCAAAATAACAAGAGATCTCTCGGAGACACTTCCAGCACATCGGCCATGTCTACAAATCCCGCTCCGATCAGTCTCTTCTGGATTCAAACTCAATCTCACGTCGAGTCTGTCTCGATGCCAGAAAGAACCCCACGAGAAATTAACAAAGATCTTGACATTCCTCCAGCTGCCTGTTTGAACGAAAGGCATGGTTTGGGGCAATGGAGTCAATTTGGGCCGTTATTGGGTTATGGGCTTGCAGCAGTCGCTTTACCTTCCTCGGTGTATCCTTAGCAAAAGGGACAGCAAGGCCACTGTACTTGCTCTTGAGCCTACGGGGACTGATAGCTCTGTTCGTGGTGTCACCTAGCGTAGCTGGGGTAATAAACATAGTCCGGATTCTCCGTGAGATGAGGATAGAGTGAATAGGAAAACTTCAAAAATCAATAAGCATTGCCCCACAGGAGAGCATGCTATTGCTGTTACAcccgattttttttttcaattccccccccctcctttCTCTCCCATGGCACGTCTTTAATCCTAAGGTTGCTAATCAGTGGAGAACTTCAGAGATGAGATTTGGCCTACGACGTTGGGGGGGTTTGATTTCCTTTGCATCTGCGTGTTCATGGGTGGAAAGGTATTTAGCTGAGTATGTAACGATGGTGTGTACTGGGAGAATACTTAAATATCTGCCTTGGTCTATATCGTGGGCAAGTGGAAGCCATCGGTATGTACATGTATAAAGAAGATCAATAGCCACCTGTCCCAGCAGGAAACAAGATATCAGGGCCAAAGGAATGATGATGAAAAAAGATTATaagagaaacaaaaagacCCATCTCGCTCTATGCCAGTGTCCTCAGACGGCCTGGGTGATCAAAACCACGAAATTTCTCCCTGCCATCGACACaccgaaaaaaaagttgaGAACGCGAAACGACTATGTACAGCCCGATGCAGGTAGAGGGTATCAAGGAGACACGAGGGGCCTGGTGGGAATAAGGTGATGGTGTACAAAGGATCGCAGTGATTTTCAAAAGGGCGTAGAGGTATTAAGCAAAAGAAGAACGgaatgaaaaagaaaatgggGATATAGTGCAGGGAAGATGAAGCAACGCAATCATTTTCGGAATGTCAACTTCCGCCCGAAGCTGCGAATTGATCTTGCTTGGCTGCACGAGTCAGTCGGTTTCTTTGCCGTGGTGAGAAGTGACTCGGGAATGGGTTCCATACCTGTCATCCTGATCGTTCTTGTCGGATCGAATCGTAGTCATGATGTTACCAGAGGTCCGCGGCCTTTCAGCTGGAGGGGCATTGACGAATCGACGTGATGCCTAAATATTCTGATTTAGCATTTGATATTTACAATGACACGGTGAGATGAGAGAACAACGAACCTCCCAGCGAGAATCCACATCCACCTCACTGGCGGACCGTGCATCATGAATGGTAGGATCTGAGCAATGTGTGCCGTGGTCTGAATTCAACGAGGTGGTCCTAGCCAATGGCGAGGCATTCGATTGTATAGATTTGCGTGAGGGTGATTCCGAGTAATCACTGTTAGAGTCGTAGCTGGCCAGGCTCTGGGCTTGGCTACTGCTCGGGTTGGTCATGTTGGATGTACTTGGCAGGATTTGAGACGAGCTTGCAAGCTCACGGAAACGCTTCTTCTGCTGTCTCGAGGGTCGGTGATGGGAGAACTTGTTGCCAAGTATAGCAGGCGCGTGCGAGATTAGGGCTTTAATCACGTCCTTCTTGAGTCGGAGGGCAAGATCCAGGTTCGACCATGTCTTGTTGCTGTACTCAAGAACTGGTAGGCGGAAAACGAAATCATGGATATCCTCCAAGTTGTGTTCTCCTTTGCCCTTGTAGCTCACGCAGAGAACCACATCATTCACCTTGACACGTGCAAGGGTCATGAAGTTGGAGGCGCGAGAGATCATTTGGGACAGGTCGTCGGTTGGCTCTTTGGATTTGCCGCCCTTGTTGGACGCTTTACTCATTCCGAACTTCTTGCGACTGTCTTCGCTGGCACTGTGGCTAGATAGGGATCTTTCGGTGGGCTGTTTGGTCAACATACGCAGACTATCAACGGACTTCATTTTGCTGAGACCACCAGTCGTAGCTGGGCGACCCGTTTTGAGCGCAGTCTCTGATACACCTAGTCTGTTGCTGTCCTGATGGATAGGTGTCATCACAAGACCCTTCAGATGGCCACCGCGATGACGCGACTTAGTCTCATCTGAAAGCGAGAGTGTAGGCTGGAGCCGCAGTTCGATGGAGCCCGGTCCCTTGGGGATGGCGACACTGTCCACGGACGAGCTATCGCCATCGATGCTCGTTGAGCGTGTCCTTGGCGAACCGTTTAAGCCTTCGTAATCGTCTTCCTCATCCGAGCCCTGAAGCGTCTGCACGTTCTTGATCATGGAAGGCGAGAAACCACCAGCCTCGAAGGCGCTGGAGCCCACGTTGGGGAAAATATATTCGAAGACTTTCTGGCCTAGTTCGCGTTCGAGCTGAACTTTAAGAGGGAACATTGAAACTTCGAAGTTATCAAGCACGGGGATACCGGCAACGGCCTCCAACATGTGCCATTTGACGCGCAACATGAAGTCATCCAGGGTGCGTGCACCGTCGAGGTAAGGTGCGATGATTTGGGGGTAAATAGCGTCTGGAAGTAAGTTCAACCCGAATAATCGCTCTACAGATACCAGATTGTGGTTTGAGCCATCGGTATTATCTGTCCGTTCGTATGAAGCGTTGCGCAGCTGGAACTCAATTAGGGGCTCAGAAGTCTCCTTCATCAGGTGCCAGACGACCTCACTCGCCGATATGCTCCAACGTAGTAAGCCATGGACACCAGATGCCCTGGATGAACTTGGTTCCATTCGCCGTTGGGAAGTTGTGATTGCCTTCATCATGAAGAAAAGCTCATCCTCACATTGAGACAAGTCGCGTTCAAGAGCCAGCCGATCCTCCCAGCCCTGTTTATCCAGGAACTTAGCATTGATCTGGAAGTACTCTTTGATTTCCTCCAACTGGCGAATGCGTGCTTGGAGCTTGAACACCATTTCCGGAGCGCCGCGAAGGTCACTGAAGTCGGAAGTGAGCATGATCCTCTCCAGGCGCTCATTTCGGACTTTCTCGAGTGGTTCGCTGTAGAGCATGAGATCCAGGACAATGATGTACATGGAATAATACTCTGCAGAATCACAAATCGCGCGGAAATGAGGGAAGTCCACACTGATCGAGTCTATGCGGTCTTCTTGTTCATCAGGATGAGGCCCTTGCTGACCCTTTACAACCTCTTCGTTATACTTAAGGCGGAGGTTATTGAACTTGTCGTACCGCAAGGTGGCAGAAGTCTTTTGCACAATACGAGAGAATCCAAACGGATTCATCTCAAAATCGAACATAGCTTCTAAAGTCAACCACGGAGGCCACGCTGATCCGGGCGCATTTCCGTACTTATTTCCGGCATAGAATTGCAAGTTTGCCATCAGTTTCTTCTGTGTTGCAACGAAGAACTGGGCACCGTCCATTTCGAGGGAGAAACGGCGCTGTACCAATCCACTGACATCGTCCGAAACACGCGCTTTGTCCATGATTGACACAACCTTGAGCTCCATACCTTTAGCGGCAACAAGCAAGACTGacttcttgttcttttcaCTGAGAAGCTGGATTTGGGGCGCAATGAGGCGCAAGTGATAACTGTTCTGGGGGGTGAATTCTGGCACGATGTTCTCACTCGAATTGT
Above is a window of Penicillium digitatum chromosome 2, complete sequence DNA encoding:
- a CDS encoding metal ion binding, with product MEEGTVPTPSEPPPLPYSLRTRKKSIAFFWTIFVIDTLAQPLILYWCLWYLTDLSPNLVFSIVTASLGGVSVFEYFYRLYNLFRKNSRARPLNSRVSWLDFFQINFTIVWLILAIELVVGSVPEEPYVRLIAMVLPTVMFYFGIVYLSLDIFRMMGFKAPFRISSTPKGSVMPTALYALIEDVVAVDGGGGQIYRYALRTRYLSSPYFRRMLFEMNCFWSGGSIICAAAITAIVFTVQENVAFTLGWALPFAWAIIWTLITIPWVQSDLRREKKAWAENRGQGGIRWVDDISAPTARTRFASVQANIWPWTRGNQSPPSTSSGPPEKVPDHAPNGVSDGAHDVSNDASGSTPREGSHVDDGTYDGATIGSPNAQQSAEKLSV